The region AGGCAACTGGGAGGCAATCCAGTCCACAGGAGTAAGACCGCTTGCGTCTGCCGCTTTCTTGAGGTCAGCGTATAACGCGTCAGGTATTTCTAAAGTATGACCCATAGTTTTCCCTCGTTAATCGTGACAGAGAAATACCCCACGTACAAGGTAAAGATAACCGACCGACGTTGACGCACATCGGTGCAATCTCCATAATTTCCCCTAATTTTGCGGCGGAAACTCGGACACGAAGGGAAAACGCATCTCTATGCCTCTGAAACTTGGCGTTGATGTTGGCGGTACGTTCACTGATCTGATTTTGGTCGATGAAGATAAAGGGCGGATGATCCGGGCGAAAACGCCCTCAACGCCAGCCGATCAATCGGTTGGCGTATTAAATGGCATCGAGAAAGTCTGCCGTCTCGCCAATATCTCTCCTGGTGAGATCACGCACATCATGCACGGTACGACCGTCGCCACCAACGCCGTGCTCGAAGGCAAAGGAGCGAAGGTCGGCCTCATCACCACCGAAGGCTTTAAGCAAATTCTCCATCTCGCGCGTTCGTGGACGCCTGGTCCGTTGGCGGGTTGGATTATCATGCAGAAACCGGAACCGCCAGCAGCTATCGAAAACACTCGTGAGGCCAAAGAACGGATCGACACACGCGGGAATGTCGTCAAACCGCTTGATGAAGACGCGATCCGTAAAGATTTACAAGATCTTGTGAGTCGTGGCGTTGAAGCGATCACGGTCTCGTTGATCAACTCGTATACCAATCCAGTTCATGAGAAACGGATCAAAGCTATTGCCCAAGAAATGTTTCCTACACTGCCGGTGACAGCATCGGCGGAAGTATTGCCAGAGTTTCGTGAGTACGAACGTGCGCTGACAGCCGTCATGAATTCTTATGTGCGCCCCAAAGTCGCAGTGTACATGAAGAACTTCGCTGAGAAACTCGCATCACACGGCCTCAAAGCTGATGTCAACATTTTGCGTTCGGATGCTGGTTTGATGACACTACGTATGGCGCAGGAACGACCAGTCTATGGTGTGATGTCCGGCCCGGCCGGAGGTGTCGCTGGTGCATTAGTCATCGCTACGAAAGCTGGGTTCCCGAATATTCTCACACTCGACATGGGTGGCACATCAACTGACGTCGCGTTGTGCCAGGATGGCACACAAACAATCTCACGCGAGACTACCCTTGGCTATTTTCCTATCAAAGTTCCTTCAGTTGACGTACGCAGCATCGGTGCTGGCGGCGGATCAATTGCCCACGTTCCTGAGATCACCAACGCGCTACGTGTTGGTCCACAAAGCGCTGGTGCCGATCCAGGACCGGCGAGCTATGGCAGGGGTGGCACTGAAGCGACGGTCACTGATGCCAACGTGGTTTTAGGCCACCTCCCGCCACGCTTGCTTGGCGGTGAAATGTCACTCAATGTTGAAGCAGCAAAAGAAGCGGTCGAACGCATCGGCAAAAAAATCGGCCTTGATGTGTATCGTGCGGCGCAAGGTATTCTCGACATCGTCAATGAGAACATGCACGGTGCGCTCCGACTCGTTTCTGTACAACGCGGCTATGATCCACGTAACTTTGCGCTTGTCGCTTTTGGTGGAGCCGGGCCTCTACATGCCAACGCCGTCGCCAAATTGATTGGTTCGTATCCGGTTATTGTCCCACCCGCTCCAGGTATTCTCTGCGCAACCGGCGATGTCGGCTGTGATTACCGGGAAGAATTTGCCCGCACAGTGTTGCGTACGCTCGATCAAATGACCGGTCCTGAGGTCATTCAGATCCTGCAAAACCTGGGCGAAGAGGCGACTGGCTGGCTCGAACGCGAGGGTATTCCACGTAGTCAGCAGCAAGTGTTCTATAATGCCGACATGCGTTACTTCCGGCAGGGCTATGAGCTGCCCATCACCACGACACTCAGTGATCTACAAACTCATGGCACGACAGTGTTGGCAAACAAGTTCCATTCCTTGCACGATCAGTTATATCGCTTCAAGCTTGATGCCGAGTGCGAGATCGTCAATTTGCGGGCTGTCGCGTTAGGCAAAGGCGCAACGCTGAAACTCGCCGAAGCCGACCTCGATAGTGCTTCTGCCAAACATGCGCAGACCGACGAACATCAAGTCTATTTCGATGGTCACTTTCTCGCCACACCGATTTACGATCGCACCAAACTGCGCCCTGGCAATCGTATGGCCGGACCAGCCATTGTCACGGAAATGGATTCAACGACAGTAATTCTGCCCAGCTTTACAGGTGAGGTGGATCGGTATTTTAATATTGTGATTCGACCCGCGGCATAGCCAATGAAAAATTAAAAATGAGGAATGAAAAATTCAAGAAATTCGATGACTGAAATTTTCCTTAATTTTTAATTTTGAATTCTCAATTTTTAATTCCTGAAAGGGAGCCCCCATGCGTGACGTAAAAATCGCCAAGATCCCCAACATCGAAGTCGATCCGGTGGTGCTCGATATCATCGAAAGTGCGCTCAAGAACTATCGCTATGAAATGGATGCGGTGCTCTATCGCACGGCGATGTCACCGGTGATTCGTGAGCAGCACGATGAGTTTCCGATGATCTGCGATCCGAACGGGCGCATGATCGTCGGTCAGTTTGGCTCGTATGTGCGTGAGATGATGGATACCTTCGATCGGCAGATTTATCCGGGTGATGTGATCCTGCTCAATGATCCATACCTCTGCGGTGGAGCGATCTCGCACATCAACGATTTTCTCGTGCTGATGCCGGTGTTCGATGAAGGCGAGTTAATCGGTTGGGTGTCGATGTTCGGGCATCAAATGGACGTGGGCGGCCCCCTGCCCGGCTCGTTTCCGACTAATGCGACGACCATCTTTGGCGAAGGGTTGCGCATCCCCCCTGTCAAACTGTTTGAGAAAGGCAAACTCAATGATGACGTGTTGAACCTCATTCTCAATAACGTTCGCATTCCCGTCATGAACCGCTCGGACTTGATGGGTATTGTTGCCGGTTGCAAAACCGCCGAACAACGTGTGCTAGAACTTTGTCAGCGCTTTGGTCGCGATACCTATCTCGCAGCATGTCAGGCGCTGCTCGATCGTACCTATCGCGCCGTGCAAACGCTCATCCAACGTAATATCTCGACTGAGCCACAGTCGTTTGAGGATTATGTCGATGATGATGGGCTCGGTAACGGCCCATTCAAGATGAAACTCACCATTTGGCGTGAAGGCGAGAAAGCGGTGTTCGATTGGACCGGCACTGATCCACAAGCACTAGGGCCGATCAACTTCTACTTGAACGAAGGTATGTTCAAGATGTTCATCGGCGTCTATCTCATCATGGTCTATGATCCGCAGATTCTCTTTAACGATGGCTTCTATCCACTAATTGAAGCGCGTCTACCTGATGGTTCGCTGTTGCATCCGAAATTCCCAGCGGCCCTCGGTTGTCGCACGCATGCGCTGGCGCGATTGTTTGATGTCATGAGTGGGTGTCTTGGTCAGAAGAGCCCGGAACTCACGACGGCTGCGGGCTACGGCACCAGTCCACATTTGCTCTACAATGGGACTGATAAAGACGGCAAGTTCTTCTTCATTATGGAGATTAGCTACGGTGGCATTCCTGGTCGTCCGATTGGTGATGGCATGGATGGCCACTCGTGGTGGCCGCAGTTCACTAACATTCCCACTGAGTATCTGGAAAACTTCTGCCCGATGCGGGTTGACCGCTATGCGTCAGTAATCGATTCCGGCGGCGCAGGTTTGCATCGTGGCGGTAACGGCATCGATAAGTGGTACACCTTCCTCGAACCGGG is a window of Deltaproteobacteria bacterium DNA encoding:
- a CDS encoding hydantoinase/oxoprolinase family protein; the encoded protein is MPLKLGVDVGGTFTDLILVDEDKGRMIRAKTPSTPADQSVGVLNGIEKVCRLANISPGEITHIMHGTTVATNAVLEGKGAKVGLITTEGFKQILHLARSWTPGPLAGWIIMQKPEPPAAIENTREAKERIDTRGNVVKPLDEDAIRKDLQDLVSRGVEAITVSLINSYTNPVHEKRIKAIAQEMFPTLPVTASAEVLPEFREYERALTAVMNSYVRPKVAVYMKNFAEKLASHGLKADVNILRSDAGLMTLRMAQERPVYGVMSGPAGGVAGALVIATKAGFPNILTLDMGGTSTDVALCQDGTQTISRETTLGYFPIKVPSVDVRSIGAGGGSIAHVPEITNALRVGPQSAGADPGPASYGRGGTEATVTDANVVLGHLPPRLLGGEMSLNVEAAKEAVERIGKKIGLDVYRAAQGILDIVNENMHGALRLVSVQRGYDPRNFALVAFGGAGPLHANAVAKLIGSYPVIVPPAPGILCATGDVGCDYREEFARTVLRTLDQMTGPEVIQILQNLGEEATGWLEREGIPRSQQQVFYNADMRYFRQGYELPITTTLSDLQTHGTTVLANKFHSLHDQLYRFKLDAECEIVNLRAVALGKGATLKLAEADLDSASAKHAQTDEHQVYFDGHFLATPIYDRTKLRPGNRMAGPAIVTEMDSTTVILPSFTGEVDRYFNIVIRPAA
- a CDS encoding hydantoinase B/oxoprolinase family protein — its product is MRDVKIAKIPNIEVDPVVLDIIESALKNYRYEMDAVLYRTAMSPVIREQHDEFPMICDPNGRMIVGQFGSYVREMMDTFDRQIYPGDVILLNDPYLCGGAISHINDFLVLMPVFDEGELIGWVSMFGHQMDVGGPLPGSFPTNATTIFGEGLRIPPVKLFEKGKLNDDVLNLILNNVRIPVMNRSDLMGIVAGCKTAEQRVLELCQRFGRDTYLAACQALLDRTYRAVQTLIQRNISTEPQSFEDYVDDDGLGNGPFKMKLTIWREGEKAVFDWTGTDPQALGPINFYLNEGMFKMFIGVYLIMVYDPQILFNDGFYPLIEARLPDGSLLHPKFPAALGCRTHALARLFDVMSGCLGQKSPELTTAAGYGTSPHLLYNGTDKDGKFFFIMEISYGGIPGRPIGDGMDGHSWWPQFTNIPTEYLENFCPMRVDRYASVIDSGGAGLHRGGNGIDKWYTFLEPGEVAIHDDRWLTPPWGILGGRPGMRSTKILVKADGSRTVLPSKCDQVKVEPGDQLIFQTAGGGGWGDPLQREAEKVRIDVARELVSREKARRDYGVVIDANTLQVDEAATRTLREKMAKERGAIQTFDFGPPLPQLLARCKEETGLEPPVPPKLPAGWATNGVKKQAA